GGACAGTTTGATACTCAGTATATAATTTTGTACATAACTTACTTGGCTTTGTGCAGTAGTTTAATCGCCTCATCTCTTCTGCCTTGGCCTATGTAAAGCAGACTGAGCTCCACCAGACAGTTGGGCACCAGGTAGTGGTCAAACCTGATCTTCTTTTCACTgagcacacacagaaagagcTTCAGGATTTTAGTCTCATACGCCTTCATTTTACACCTGTTAACTGTTTAACCTGCACTGTAATGAATGTCCAACAGCGCTGTACAAGCAGCAGAgtctcattttgctgtgcagctATGTGACTAAATGTGTGAACAAACAAATGTCCCTCACAGGTCAAAAGTAATGTCAGTGTAATAGACAAACACAATGCATGACTTAGTGAGTATTTTATGTTTACTGAGCAAACACGGCCCTGTCAGTGCTTACAGTTTACAGCAGCACTCAGACTATTTAAACAACAGACATGCAGAAACACTGCAATAACAGTTTTCACAAATGGGTTGAGTTTTCTGCTCCTAATTCAACAATCTGCATCCTCTCCAGCGGTGCCAAATACTACATCCAGATTCTCAGATGTACAGCAAAGTCTGATGTTTCCACAGAAGATTAATGGATTTCAGTGTGAGCTACTAGAACTCACCTGGACCACACTTTGTTAAAGCATTCCTCAGCCGCCTGGAGGAGACCCTGGTTCTTCAAACACAGACCCTTCAACATGTGGATCAAACAGCGGTCATCTACCGTGTACTCATTATCTGCAGAGGATGAAGCAGACGCCATATAAAACTATATGAAGAGCCAATTTGACCTGGTTGGTGGTTTGAGGAGAGTTGCATTACCGGGAGTTTCCAGTAGAGAGCGCTCTGCCTCCACCAACGTCTGCATCATGCCTTCAGTCAGCTCTGGTCTTTTGCTGATCATACTGAAACCGTTCCACATGTACATCATCTCCTGGAATGAAGCAGTTCGTGCTGTTGGAAGAGTCAAGCATtatgcatgtatttgtgtgtgtcttttgtgttgatttttaccAGCACTGGTACTGGGAGCCTGACTGGAGAAGCAGCCTTGTAGCGTCTGGCTTTGCGAATCGCAAACTTCTCAGTTGGAGGAGACTTTCCTGCTATCTTCTGCTTCAAGGTGGGCACTTGTCTAAAAACACAGGAGAAGAAAACATAAATATGGAACCAAAGTATGGATCAGAAACGGTGTAAAACTGATACACTTGCAttaactgacttttttttttaacattgtggGAGTAATGCAACaagcaggaaacacaaaactgaccTAATATCACCTTAGACATTTGAATACACTAACATTAATTTGGTATCCACCATCCAAATGAATTTACGTCACTATATCAActcttctatttttgttttctgcatgGAACTATTTGCACCACTATGGTCACCAGTTGACAGCGACACTGATGAGAGTGGCCAGAGTGCACCAAAGCACTAAAGCTGTTAGCcattaaaccaaaaaaactaTCTGAAAACCACTAAGACAGGAATGTGTGTCTCTTCTTACAGTACATGTGGTAATTTGATGGATTAGCTGGTAGTTAGCCAGACTGAGGCATGGCCAAGACAAGGACAGCTAGAGCCACCAGAATTCAGGTGACATGACCTGTACGCAACATTACAGACGGTTTGTCAATCTTTATAACAATTAACGGTATTTACCGAAAGAGCTCCACCTCGTCCTCCCCAAAAGGCCTGGCCTCGTCCTCAGGCAGCATACTGAGGTAGGCAGCTTTCATGTACACATACATGGCCTAAAAGGGAAACACAGAGACaggattcattcatttatttcttgtgATATTTGACAAGAAACCTCCTTCTTGAGTCCGGAGCTGTGCACCTTGGACCAGCGGCTCTCTTGGCTCAGCAGGTCTGCGTAGAAGTACGCCATCTTCCACGCACACTTGTAGGTGAAGCACCACATCAGCTCCCAGTAGCACATGTGGTGAAACTGCTTCCACGTCTGCTGGGCCTTGCAGCCGTCCTCGAAGAGCGCCACCGCCTGGGAGCACAGGGGAACGACACGACGGAGCAGAATTAAAAGGACACGTAACGGCATTTGAGCTATTAAATATTAACACTGGGTGTTGGTCCTTTTGGAGCTCAGTGCCTTAAACATGGCAACAATATTACCATAGCAACCACAGTATTTAATTTGTCACTAATCCCGAATAAGGTGCAATTATTTTCGCTTATGTTTAGTGTATGAGAACAATATGttgtattaaaaatgtaacagtaaTAAAACATCAAGTCATGTTATGTACACATTTCCTAAAACACACCTCATCAATGTTTCCTTTGATCTCCTCAATTCTGCCGGCAAAGAAGAGGAATATTGCTCcctggagagaggaggaaaatacagtttcataaaatgtaatttcagcCTGCAGTTTGCT
This portion of the Amphiprion ocellaris isolate individual 3 ecotype Okinawa chromosome 19, ASM2253959v1, whole genome shotgun sequence genome encodes:
- the zgc:158403 gene encoding tetratricopeptide repeat protein 39A isoform X2 encodes the protein MVSFIKGGIKVRNSYLIYKELHSFIKSRHCVKGPNHIHLEGGISFGMGAFNLTLSLFPPRILKVLEFAGFSGDKEYGLSLLGDGATGMNLRSMLCALLLLCFYTFLTFILGTGEGDVTEADRLLKPFRLRYPRGAIFLFFAGRIEEIKGNIDEAVALFEDGCKAQQTWKQFHHMCYWELMWCFTYKCAWKMAYFYADLLSQESRWSKAMYVYMKAAYLSMLPEDEARPFGEDEVELFRQVPTLKQKIAGKSPPTEKFAIRKARRYKAASPVRLPVPVLEMMYMWNGFSMISKRPELTEGMMQTLVEAERSLLETPDNEYTVDDRCLIHMLKGLCLKNQGLLQAAEECFNKVWSSEKKIRFDHYLVPNCLVELSLLYIGQGRRDEAIKLLHKAKHNYKEYSMESRTQFRIHAALAKLKADPGEEEDTHL